A genomic window from Lotus japonicus ecotype B-129 chromosome 1, LjGifu_v1.2 includes:
- the LOC130739325 gene encoding uncharacterized protein LOC130739325: MMMSHILRRKSLFTASASRCFSSFPPLLHQVSGFSSSPSHRRDANFSSAASPDPDAVNNVPPTTGTTPFLTAVEIEKAFLENKIPGPRPIATAPASGSLSILPRGPDKGEYEDDSDSDSDDDSDEPTSNSDVNSETAVTPDRLVLKSVTYLVEFNETEIETVLTNRASIVDKWIDQVSSTLAPGSVIGFGCDMGPTLMMQFCVDNKCLIYHMRHKDISPMLIRDFVTKFTFVGVGIKRFMGALEFYGLVDFNYVDVAKLAKAKWPEKYDSLPELHCLAKDLGIKKSVDVKRPCLWKSDELTTTQIENACLDAFVSYKLGKELV, from the coding sequence ATGATGATGAGCCACATTCTCCGCCGCAAGAGCCTCTTCACCGCCTCTGCTTCTCGCTGCTTCTCCTCCTTCCCGCCGCTCCTTCATCAAGTCTCTGGGTTCTCATCTTCTCCGAGCCACCGCCGCGATGCCAATTTTTCCTCCGCCGCATCGCCGGATCCAGACGCCGTCAACAACGTCCCCCCCACCACCGGCACCACCCCGTTCCTAACCGCCGTCGAGATTGAGAAAGCTTTTCTGGAAAACAAGATTCCGGGTCCTCGTCCTATCGCCACCGCACCCGCCTCCGGCAGTCTCTCAATCCTTCCTAGGGGCCCCGATAAAGGCGAGTATGAAgatgattctgattctgattctgatgatgacTCTGATGAACCTACTTCCAATTCCGATGTTAATTCAGAAACTGCTGTTACTCCAGACAGATTGGTTCTGAAATCTGTGACCTATTTGGTAGAATTCAATGAAACTGAAATTGAAACAGTGCTGACAAACAGAGCTAGTATTGTAGATAAATGGATTGACCAAGTCTCGTCGACGCTTGCCCCTGGGAGCGTGATAGGGTTCGGCTGCGACATGGGGCCGACGTTGATGATGCAATTTTGTGTTGACAACAAGTGTTTGATCTACCATATGCGTCACAAGGATATTTCGCCGATGTTGATCCGGGATTTCGTGACGAAGTTCACATTTGTTGGGGTTGGAATCAAGAGGTTTATGGGTGCGCTTGAGTTTTATGGGCTGGTGGATTTTAATTATGTTGATGTAGCGAAGTTGGCGAAGGCGAAATGGCCTGAGAAGTATGATTCACTACCTGAACTGCATTGTTTGGCAAAGGACCTTGGTATCAAGAAGTCAGTTGATGTGAAGAGGCCATGCCTTTGGAAATCAGATGAGTTGACTACAACCCAGATTGAAAATGCTTGTCTTGATGCTTTTGTCTCTTATAAGCTTGGTAAAGAGTTAGTTTAG
- the LOC130739332 gene encoding BTB/POZ domain-containing protein At4g08455 translates to MARCVSCNDEYDPNDDAGTCKECYEEANETEQEMKEQIEELKAKSSFLALASPIGAPSSTTDVILVASADAASRPVPAHKAVLVSRSPVFRAMLENDMEESRSGTIRITDISYDTLCSFVNYLYTAEAIASSLDSQMACNLLALAEKYQVNHLKTFCEKYLISKLNWEKALALYSFANQHNANQLQDAALEFIINDNMAGLAAHEDYQDLVDSNPRLVVEIYEAYLTKQVNTAVLNL, encoded by the exons ATGGCGCGGTGCGTTTCCTGCAATGATGAGTACGACCCAAACGACGACGCCGGAACCTGCAAGGAGTGCTACGAGGAGGCCAACGAGACGGAGCAGGAGATGAAGGAGCAGATCGAAGAATTGAAGGCGAAATCCTCCTTCCTCGCACTCGCTTCCCCCATCGGCGCTCCTTCCTCCACCACCGATGTCATCCTTGTTGCTTCCGCTGACGCTGCCTCTCGCCCTGTTCCCGCTCACAAGGCTGTTCTG GTTAGCCGCTCTCCAGTTTTTAGAGCCATGCTTGAAAATGACATGGAAGAAAGCCGGAGTGGCACCATCAGGATTACTGATATATCATATGATACTCTTTGTTCTTTTGTTAACTATTTATACACTGCTGAAGCAATAGCATCATCCCTTGATAGCCAAATGGCCTGTAACCTATTAGCTTTGGCAGAAAAGTATCAGGTGAATCATCTTAAAACATTCTGTGAGAAGTACTTGATCAGCAAACTGAATTGGGAGAAAGCTCTTGCATTATATTCCTTTGCAAACCAACATAATGCAAACCAATTGCAAGATGCAGCCTTGGAATTTATTATCAATGACAACATGGCAGGCCTCGCTGCACATGAAGATTATCAGGATCTGGTGGACAGTAATCCTCGTCTTGTTGTGGAAATATATGAAGCATATCTTACCAAACAGGTTAATACAGCTGTCCTTAATTTATAG